The window tctttggcttgcaagcctccccctttttcctccaaacataacaatggtcattatggaaaacagttatatttttgtttcatcagaccagaggacatttctccaaaaagtacaatatttgatccccatgtgcagttgcaaaccgtagtctggatttttaatggcggttttggagcagtggcttcttccttgctgagcagcctttcaaatgatgtctatataggactcattttactgtggatatagatacttttgtacctgtttcctccagcatcttcacaaagtctcttgctgttgttctgggattgatttgcacttattgcatcaaagtacgttcatctctaggagatgagcggtatgatggctgcattgtcccatggtgtttatacttgcatactattgtatgtacagataaacgtggtaccttcaggcatttgcaaattgctcccaaggatgaaccagacttgtggaggtctacagtttatttttctgaggtcttggctgatttcttttgattttcccatgatgtcacacaaagaggcactgagttggaaggtaggccttgaaatacatccacatgtacacctccaattgactcaaatgatgtcaattagcctatcagaattttctaaagccatgacatcattttctggaatccaagctgcttaaaggcacagtcaacttcgtgtttgtaaaattctgacccactggaattgtgatacagtgaattataagttaattaattgttggaaaaattacttgtgtcatgcacaaagaagatgtcctaaccgacttgccaaaactagtttgttaacaagaaatttgtggagtggttgaaaaacaattgttaatgactccaacttaagtgtaaacttctgacttcatctGTAGATGTACTTCACGACATTGGTCAAACGACAATCATTAAGGTACACAAATGACTCAATAGTTGGAATGTTTCATAGGATGTCACATGAATggtcatttttaaaaattgtatttaatctttatttaactaggcaagtcagttaagaacaaattcttacttacaatgatggcctaccagggaactgtgggttaactgacagatttttaccttgtcagcttggggatttttaccttgtcagcttggggccAGTAACCTTTCGCTCtaaccaacgctctaaccactaggctacctgccgccccaataactTCATATGAAAGGTCTACAAAAATGAACAACCATGGAATGTGCACAATAAACCCAGGGAATCAATGTATGCTATTTATTTAGACAATCGATTACATAAGGAGGAATTGCACAAGATCTTACCCAAAATGTCATGAATATTTAAAAGACAGTCGCCCATTGTAATCCTAGACAAAAGAGTCATTTGATACTGACAACAAAGACACCCTCACAAGCTACAGGCTGTAGGTTCTAAAGAGGCAGTTTTTTTATCCACGTACCTTAGTTTGAAAGCAGAAGACGGTGACAATTATGCACACTATTGCTGTTATTCCAATGGTCAGTAACACTGCTTTTGTGTCATAGTAACTGCAAGAAATGCAAAGTAGATTgagtcacaaaacaaacaatacaactTCACCTTACATTAGTATTTGTAGTAGTATTATgtaaaagaaaagaaaacaatTCTATAGCAAACCTTGATATTGTTCCTGTCATGTAGGACATGGCCAGTGTCTAGAATATgacatataaaacaatacaatCATAACATATTGTAGATGTAAAGTCAGcagaaaaagaaacgtcctctcactgtcaactgcatttattttcagcaaactgaaCATGCGCAAATATCTGTATGAACAAAAGATTCAACAGCTGAGACAAACGGAACAAGTTccaagacatgtgactaacagaaatggaataatgtatccctgaacaaaggggggtcaaaatcaaaagtaacagtcagtatctggtgtggccaccagctgcattaagtactgcagtgcatctcctcctcatggactgcaccagatttgccagttcttgctgtgagatgttaccccactcttccaccaaggcacctgcaagttcccggacatttctggagggaatggccctagctctcaccctccgatccaacaggtcccagaagtgctcaatgggattgagatctgggctcttcgctggccatggcagaacgctgacattcctgtcttgcaggaaatcagccatactgctcgttctgtgcgtggtggcattgtcatgctggagggccatgtcaggatgagcctgcaggaagggtaccacatgagggaggaggatgtcttccttgtaacacacagcgttgagattgcctgcaatgacaacaagctcagtccgatgatgctgtgacacaccgccccagaccatgacggaccctccacctccaaatcgatcccgctccagagaacagttctcggtgtaacgctcattccttcgatgataaacatGAATCCAACCAtcaaccctggtgagacaaaaccatgactcgtcagtgaagtgcactttttgccagtcctgtctggtccagcaacggtgtgtttgtgcccataggcaacgttgttgccggtgatgtctgggcctacaagccctcaagtccagcctctctcagacttttgcggacagtctgagcacagatggagggattgtgcgttcccggtgtaactcgggcagtttttGTTGCCATGCtatacctgtcctgcaggtgtgatgttcggatgttccgatcctgtgtaggtgttgctgtggtctgccactgcgaggacgatcagctgtccgtcctgtctccctgtagcgaagtcttaggcgtctcaaagtacggacattgcaatttattgccctggccacatctgcagtcctcatgcctaaggcatgttcacgcagatgagcattgaccctgggcatctttcttttggtgtttttcagagtcagtagaaaggtctctttagtatcctaggttttcataactgtgaccttaattgcctaccgtctgtaagctgttagtgtcttaacgaccgttccacaggtgcaagttcattagttgtttatggttcattgaacaagcatgggaaacagtgtttaaaccctttacaatgaagatctgtgaagttatttggatttctaAGAATGATCTGTGAAAGAcgggggtcctgaaaaaggggcgtttctttttttttgctgagtttagttccaTTATGTGTTAAGGCATGATATAGAGATTATTTTTTGCAAGCGTTACTTACAAAAATGGCCAGCAGCACAAAGTTCCAAGGAAAGCGTCTCCTAAACAAAGATGATTAAGATCAAAAGATAAATGTCATTATCTGTTGTTTAACGGTGTACTGTTGTTTGCAGAGTATAAAGAGGGCATGGATAATCTTACCTTGGCCCTTCGCAGCAGACAAGAATGCAATAAGTGACTAAATAAACAGCGCTGGAAGACAAAGATGCCATTAGTATGATAGGTCAAAAATATATTGCTTGTGTTTTATTAGAATATCTCACTCAGAAATAATTAATGAGTAATACATGTAGTAAGGAACCTTAATGGAATATGAAGTACTTACAATGATGTCCAATACACGGCTGGGTTCCTAATGACAAACGCACGTACTTCCTCACTGTAATATAGATCAAATGCTAAAAACGTTAGCATTGCACAAACAGAAAACTAAAACAGAAAAGAGCTCACATTGATATTGCATGGTATGACAGAGATAATACAATGTCACACCGTTGACACTTACACAAATGTAAACACAGCCACAATTGATACAGTGACGATGAGCTGAGCAGCCAATATTAAGTACACCTGTCCCAACACAAAAAAGGGTGAATTCTGTCATGATCACAGCCAGTAGAAGTGGACTGAGTGATTAGGAAGTCGATGTGTAAAAGGTATAAGATCCCATACTTTTCGGATGAACGCATGTCGAATAGAAATGCTTTCCCATGCTGTAGAATAAGGATATTCATCGTCTTCCACTGCTTTAAAGAAAAACACGAAGTAATGACCAATAATGACCAAGTAAAACTATTTTGACAAACTTCGGATATTAACAGTATATCTTTTTTAATAtgtaatatattatactgtacagtaaaATAGCTTCAGAACCTGGGTTGGAGGTGGGCATTCCTAGAGGAATGGAATAAGGCATCCCAGAAGGAGGGTAGCCCAGAGGGTACCCTGCTTGTCCTGGGTATTGAGCAGAGGACTGAGCAGGGTATGGTCCATACGCTGGTGGGGGCTGTGGGTAGTTCCCATGCCGGGGCCTGGGGCCATGTAGTGCATCTTCATAGGCTGGAGGGAAATCCGACTTTGACATTATGACATGCGATATGGGCACCTTATAAGACAGAGGGGGTAAGAAGGAAACATTATGctgagttcaaaacaactgagAACTATGGCCGAATtcagtgcgttcaaaacaactgcgAACTATCTCCGAATTCAgcgcgttcaagacaactgggggtGGGGAagagctcagactgggaaaaaaCGGTTTGAACGGGTGATCCAACTCAGAAAGATTTgaccttgtccccccccccccaccccagagttcccagttgtcttgaaagcaccaataGACCATGCCAACGACATCACATATATTTGTCCCAcaacgctatatatccattttcagaaatgttggtaaattagctttcGTTGTTTAAATAAATTATGAAAGAGATGTGTGTTTtctcactatctaatcatgacatGATGTTCAATGACATATAGCTTATGTGTTGTATTTGTTAAGAATCTATCACCTGATGGGTTCATTTCTCAGAGACCAATcaataatcatgttttttttgcTAAATGCTATATGTCCGTCTCACTCAGAGAAATAGGTAGTAGCCTCCTGCTAGATTTTGCACAGTCCAATGTAACAAATAACAAAAACAATGTATAAAGAACTGTACAGATGAaacatttgtgacatcaatatttaaaaaaaaaataaaaaatgttttcaatATTGTATACAGTAATATCTGTAtgcaaaacatttacattttagtcatttagcagatgctctcccagagcgacttacagtaagtgcattcatcttaagatagctagctaggtaagaCAACCACGCATCACAGTCAAATGTACAGGATAAGAACATTTCATTCCAGCTAAACTATGGATAGGCCTCTATTGTGCAAAGAAACACAGGCTcatacacatctaaaatctatgaatgaaaaatctgagaacagtaatattttacatacacatgaaggtacccataagcaatcatttctgaAGAGAAAAacgcaaatgtaaaaaaaaaaattggggtggGTATTGCGTTTTGGAAATACACTATGACTAGCAGGGTATTTAAGGTTTAACATAAACAGTCTCAGTAACTTCAGATAGGGACTCCTGCATGATTCAGATGACATGTTTGATGTTAATGATGACATCACATTTACCACAAATACCCCGCAGACCACACTGTCTGGCATGACAAGCCTTCTAGCATGAACTGTATAAAGGCGTATAACACCATAATAATCGTACAAAATGTGAGTACAAAATAGCCACCCAGATTGTTATAACAAAGTCTGAATTAAATTTCAGAACGTAGTTTCGACTAAAACTTAGCAAAAACATAAAGACGCATGTATACTCACCAAGTGGATTATGATGAGATATCGATCTGCGATGTTAAACACCTAACGGTTAAATGGTTTGATCATTTAGTTTGGTCAAGTCTGGGGCACTGTTCCTGTGTCGCCTACATTTCACGGAGTTGTAATGAGATCCTTACCCAACATGCCCCCCGGCTGATGCATACATTTGTAAGAAAAAATTGtggttatttttgttttgttccaaATTAACAATTGTTTAAATTTGAAGGCCTGTCATTAAAACCATTATTTATTCACCTTTATTAAGACAATATTTTGAGACCATTTGCTGGAGAAATGATTTTAATACCTATCCGAATAACGCAGGATTACTAGATACATTCCAATAGGCACGACCAAATAGCAACATTTCCGCTGAAGTTACACTGTAACAATGTGTCAACAATGTTTCATAGTTCGATATTAGTTCACATGCCATACTTAGTAGGCGTCACTAGGCATCGCTGTTTGGAAACAAAGTACGACACAGGCCCAATTCCTACTCTCATGTTTACATATTTTAAAGGAAAACAACGTACACATTATGGCCAAAGTTCCACTGTGTTCTATTAACTGGTAGTCTTGTAAACATCACAATATCTATTGCGTCCACATCGTTTCAGATACTTACTGCAGAAGTGGAAATAACAATTAGGCGATAGTGACCGAAAAGTGACTGGGCCCATAATCACCCAAACACCACTAGTTTCGAAAACCAGACCCGAAGCATTTGAAAATTGTGGGAACGCGGATGTCTAGACTAGAGACCTTTGGATTTAGTTGTCACTTTCTTTACTTGTTTGTAGGCTCTTGACTTGTCGGGTGTAAACTGTATGTGTAATCAATATTCAATTAATATTACAGACTAGAAACTACATTCAGACTTGGCTATATGGTTCGCAATGATATGGACCCGATATTTCAAAATGTATAGGTTAGGGGTATGTTGAAGAGTTTGGTTAAGGTCTGGGTCCGTTTTAGTTTTCGCTACTTGGTTTAAGCGCCAGCTGTGTCCTAATGGTGCTTTCAAGGCAACTGGGAAAAAAggggtcaaatcatgacgtcagtgattttCAGTTCGGAGCTCTAGCAAGAGGCGCCAGTTCCGGATTTGAATTCAGAGTTTGATGACCGTTCAAAagattttcccagtcggagctcgtttttttcccgatttcccagttgtcttgaacgcactgaattTGGAAGTCAGAGATTTCTCAGTTCCGAGCTCCccgttgttttgaacgcggcaataGTCTCTCCCACAACaccctggaggaggagggggaggaggaggagaaacgtAGGCTACACGTGTGTCGTGAACAACATTAGCGTGAGAAACAATGGTGGAATCTGCGgttcgccttcaaaataaaagtcccaaaTTAAAACCACCTCAAACGGATACAAATAGTGAAAACATCCCACAATTTGACTAGATAGTGCTGAACACGTTTTGAATGGTGTTACATACAttcaacaaaatatatttattagttAATTTGACCCCAAAAAATGTTTCAAACTGTATTTAAAAATTGTATCCCTATTCTTTTTTTCTTACATTTTTCTTAAAATGTTTGTTTGACATTCACTTGCATTGTTAGAAGCTAGtgacataagcatttcgctgcaccgcTATAAtacctgctaaactgtgtacgtgaccaataaacttttatttgattttgatttgtggATATATTTTAAttcagaattgcattgggggcatacttataTGCACTGTACAGCCTATCCCATGGATTATgcacagtgcttgacttggactgaaatacactgagtttacaaaacacctgctctctccatgacatagatagactgaccaggtgaattcagataaaagctatgatcctttgttgatgtcacttgtcaaatccacttcaatcagtgtagatgaaggagcggagacaggttaaagaaggatttttaagccttgagacaattgagccatggattgtgtgccattcagagagtgaatgggcaatacaaaatatttaagtgcccttgaactgggtatggtaagAGGTAGCAGTAGGACATTTGAAGTGCTGGTACTCAGCTCACCATCAAGCATTGATTGTGCAACTGTGAAATTAGGtatcagcctactcagtgacacccacagaacacaactatgTAGAGTTTATACAATTATTAGCGTCTACATAGCTAcatagttgtgttctgtgggtgtcactgatACCCCCATTTCATAGGTGCATAACCCATATGTtaggctgtacagtgcaatatgaatgtccaaAACACAAAATAGACTGACTGTTGCATGTTTTCAACAGTTTTAGTTTCAATGggatacttttattttgaaggagaGTCGAAGATTCCACTAGTGTTGCTCACGCTAATGTTGGTCACAACACACTGGTGAAAACACTTCCGCGAAATGTGACGAAAATTGGATCATACGTTGCACCGCCCACGCAATATGGCGCCTCCTGACTGGTCGGTAACCCTCATTGCAACTGCATCATTTTGCAGCGTGTTATGTTTATGTCTTCGTTTTAGGCGCACAGGACGTACCATTTGGAAAAGCTTTTTTGGTCAAATAATGGCACGCACTGAGAAACCCCTGTTTCGGATCGCGTAAGTTGGTTGAAGCTTCAGTATTTTCcgaatcaaaatgtatttttctccatTGTCGTTTCTCACTTCTTACAAAATGAAGCGATGCTTCTGTTAGCTAGCGAACTAGTTACATCTGTCATTATTTTGCCTGCAAATAATGTAACTAATGAAAATAACTGAAATAACACAGGCTGTTACATTTTAGGTATACATTGTACACAAGAACCAAACTTGGTTACATGTACTACAAGAGGCAGATGAGGAAGGCACGCGAGCAGTTCCCCACTGGACATTCCAGAGCACAGCCCATGGAATTAAATGGTAACGTTAGCTGTGGTTCCAACAGGCTACTCATGTTTAGTCAGTTAATAATGTGAGCTAGCATAAAGATCAGTGCATCACTTACACGTCTCCTGTCACTCATCTATCTACAGGTATTAAAATCATGCCCATTTCAGTGCTGTCTGATAACTACAGCTACCTTGTCATTGACATGGCCTCGAGCGTTGCAGTGGTGGTAGACCCTGCAGACCCACAGACAGTTCAGGTGGGTGACGGGTCATGGTTATGCCTTCTTTGTAGATCTACTTTCTGACCATTTTAATACTCTCTCTTGAAATAGTTGAGGCACTATGAAGACTATGTCGTGTAAACGTAACAAAGCATCTGGTGAGCTTGGCATTTCATCGGCCTATGCTACAGTGGACATTCAGTATATAAGTCAGCGTTCACAAGATAATTTGGGACACTGAGTGATTGCAACACAGAACAATACACTATTAAATGTAAATATGGAGGAGCCTCTGAAAGGGCTGACTGTCATAATGCCTCATCTCATCTGTGGCACTTCCTCTTGGCCTCAATAAGACCCTCTTTGATTGGATGTAGCCGACTCTTGTGCCAGTCTGGCCGCTGTCCCATACACATACAATGATTGCTCAGTCTGGAGTAGGCCACACTGTGGTTTATGGTGTCCTCGATATATCCACAGCATGTTTCATACATTTTCGCCCCTATATCTCtagttaatatatatataatacaaacAGCACTTTTCAGTTCCAGTCTGTGTTTCGCCTCCATCTAGGTGTAGCCTATATCTAGTGCTTTAAAGTGGTGGGTTTTTCGCCACGGTCGTGATAGGAATGTTTATACCCTGTCGACGATAATTGATGCCACTGTCTGTAATCATTTTAGGCAGTCCTCGAGGAAGAAGGGGTGATGTTAGAAGCGATCctctgcacacacaaacactggtgAGAACCGAGTGTCATTACTTTGAATGCCAAAATTACTTGTAGATAGAGGATTAGATGAACTGGGTTGTAGGTGTCATACATATCAATGGGCCTGTTCAATATTTTGTCGTTGATGCGACATCCAAATGTTATAGGTCGCATTGCAGTGTGATATTATGTTGACATGTTCTGTGTTGTTCATCTACACACTTTTTGTAATGTGATATTAAGtagctgctttaaaaaaaaaaatgtaatagacATATTTTGTTTTTATCCCTAGGGACCACAGTGGGGGTAACAAAGGACTTAAAAAGCTGTACAGCTCATGTCGTGTTTATGGAAATGCAACTGATAACATTCCTGGCCTCACACAGTAAGTCTAGGCTACAGCTGCGTAGTAAGTCACGGTCTTATCTTTGACAGCTTTTCCGTTGTGTTTGGAATTTCAGCCCTCATCTTTCGTCATTATGTTCTCGTGAAAATTGTAGTTATGGCAAACATTTATAGTGGAAATTGCATGATATTTGCCCAATTCTGTGATTCAAAGTCATAGAGGAGATTGGTATGTATCATTGAAGATATTGATCCAGAGGGCAAACATGCATTTCACTTGCTAAACAGAATGTCACCAGTAGTTCCCATGGCACTGTTCGTTGATTTGTCTACTATGGATTTGTGGAGAATTATCTCCTCAGTCTCAGATTACATAAAATCAGAAAAGGTCAAATGATTCACTGTGACATCACAGCTTCTCACTATTATTGTCTTGTATTTAGCATGTTAATTAATAATTCATATTTCATATATCGACAGTGCTAGACTTGGGATGGAAGAAGTACTGGAGGTGTCTTTTTCCATTTTCAGATCTCTGATTAGTCTCTTAACAGTTCTTACACATTTTCCACGACTTCTCCATGACTTTGAACCACATTTTCACGCCGATTATTATAGCCTACATGAAAAAGTAAACATTATTGACACTGGAAAGCTActgtgtctgatcccatgtagacCTACCACctcctgccgttgtgcccttCATCAAGGCACTTATTCCCCCCATATAGAATTGCACTGTTAGTCGCAAGTGGTCAACCCTCCATCTGGAGAGCTCCTGGGTGTGCAGGCCTGTCTTTTTCAacattacaaccaaatacttttgtCTTTATAAAATTATTCCCTCATTCAATAAATCAGGGATCAAATGGATAAGGTAGGCTACTGCGAAGCAAGGTATCTAACTAGACATgcttatataaactcagcaaaaaaagaaacatccctttctcaggaccctgtccttcaaagataattcgtaaagaTCCacataacttcacagatcttcattgtaaagggtttaaacactatttcccatgcttgttcaataaacaattaatgaacatgcacctgtggaacggtcgttaagacactaacagcttacagactgtagccaattaaagtcacagttatgaaaacttaggaccctaaagaggcctttctactgactctggaaaaacatcaaaagaaagatgcccagggtccctgctcatctgcgtgaatgtgccttaggcatgctgcaaagaggcatgaggactgcagatgtgtccagggcaataaattgcaacgtctgtactgtgagacgcctaagacttcgctacagggagacgggacggacagctgatcgtcctcgcagtggcagaccacgtgtaacgacacctacacaggatcggtacatccgaacatcacacctgcaggacaggtacagcatggcaacaacaactgaccgagttacaccaggaacgcacaatccctccttcagtgctcagactgtccgcaatagactgagagaggctggactcagggcttgtaggcctgttgtaaggcaggtcctcaccagatcaTAGAAGGAATGAGTGtaacactgaggcctgtactctggagcgggatcgaggtggagggtccgtcatggtctgggacagTGTgtaacagcatcatcggactgtgcttgtcattgcaggcaatctcaacgctgtgcgttacagggaagacatcctcctccctcatgtggtacccttcctgcaggctcatcctgacatgaccctccagcatgacaatggcaccagccatactgctcgttctgtgcatgatttcctgcaagacaggaatgtcggtgttctgccatggccagtgaagagcccagatctcaatcccaatgagcacgtctggaacctgttggattggagggtgagggctaggcccattccccccagaaatttccaggaacttgcaggtgccttggtggaagagtggggtaacatctcacagcaagaactggcaaatctggtgtaatccatgaggaggagatgcactgtagtacttaatgcagctggtggccacaccagatactgactgttacttttgattttgacccccccccccccccttttgttcagggacacgttattcaatttctgttagtcacatgtctgtggaacttgttcagtttatgtctcaattgttgaaccttatgttcatacaaatatttacacgttaagtttgctgaaaataaaagcagttgacagtgagaggacgtttctttttttgcataGTTTTATAAGTCTAAAATATTCCTGTTTCAGGGAAGATCTATGCACAGCAAGTTATTTGTCAATTAGGCTATTTTTGGGGGAATATTTTTAACATTGCAATTACATGGCTACTGTTTAATAGAGGGGAATTCCAGCTTTCCAACTGCTCAGATTTACTTAGGCTACACCGTGCCGGTGGAAAGGCAACAACAACGTGAATGCTTAGTTAGCTATAGTTAATGTGTAGCAGTTATCTCGCTAGTTGTGTTTGTGAATTGGTGATCTATTTACTCTGTCATTATTTTACACCTGCTGCTGAAGTGTCACGCGGGCAGCGGCCCACTCGCACTGGCACTCGCAGCACCACAGACGCGCACTGAAAGGTCAATCCGATAATGGCTGATATGTCCTTTTCTTAATTGATTGATCATATTTAAGTGTGCTTTCCTGAATTACATTAACAACAATTAGGAAACTCATTTCCATGACTTTTCATGACCTTACAAACCCTCATTTGACAACTTGAAACAGCGCGTCATGCCATACAGGCTGGCACATGTTCAATCTGTCTCAATCTTGGAACAGCCTACTGTCACGCTCAGATTCACAGACTAGCGGCAAATAAGCTTCTTCAACAAAGCGAAATCGGGTAATGAATGCCCAACCTCCATTGCTATTCAATGAAGATCCCGCCTTCATTCCGCCTTGGTCAAACTTTTTTTGCCTCTGTGTGTGAATCTGGGccagcgtcctgtccaggggatgTGCTTGTGCGTCCAGCTGACTCACGCTACAGAAGACGTGCTCCTGTAAGCCGTTCCAATTCACACAAACCAAGGCTTGTGCAAGGCGACTTATTTGTACTTTGAAGCATCTCACTGTTATCTGCGTGGTGTGAAGAGGTAAGCAGTGGTGCGTGACTCTTAATATGCACATCAACTGTCCAGGTGGTCACATGAACTTATCTGATGACCGCCTGCATGAAGCCTATTGTCTTTTGCTTGGTTTTCCAGCCCACTGACAGACAAAGACTGCATAGACGTGGGCCGTATGCACTTCAAGGCACTGTTCACACCTGGACACACAGTGGGTCATATGATCTACCTCCTGGATGGTCGTACCATAGGAGCCCCCTCCAGCCTGTTCTCAGGTGACCTGGTGTTCCTCTCTGGATGCGGTAAGTCCAGCTCCAAAATCAGCTCTGTAGTTAGTTATTTTTTGATGCACTTAGTGAGCAATGGGCACGTATTGAAAAGCAGGTTCACAGTTGTTCGGCTTCTGTAGCTGTAATGCACTGTGTTTGCTTTGAGTGTCATCCACTGCGTCGCGTGCTCGTATATAACTAATTAATTGCGGCAGATCATCTATTTTGTCTGCAGGGAGGATGTTTGAAGGCAGTGCCTTAACAATGCTGTCGTCACTAGACACGGTCGGCTCCTTGAGTGATGAAACCCTCTTATGGCCTGGTAGGGAAATGACCTCCTCCTTGTCTGTTTGCATTAAGTGCAACTGTATGCATTAGAATGACAAACAAAATATTTCAGCACCAGTCCCTTCTG of the Oncorhynchus clarkii lewisi isolate Uvic-CL-2024 chromosome 3, UVic_Ocla_1.0, whole genome shotgun sequence genome contains:
- the LOC139396860 gene encoding protein lifeguard 3-like isoform X4, whose translation is MPYSIPLGMPTSNPAVEDDEYPYSTAWESISIRHAFIRKVYLILAAQLIVTVSIVAVFTFVEEVRAFVIRNPAVYWTSFAVYLVTYCILVCCEGPRRRFPWNFVLLAIFTLAMSYMTGTISSYYDTKAVLLTIGITAIVCIIVTVFCFQTKVDFTSCGGLFSILAIVVLVTGIITAIVLSFKYVPWLHMLYAAIGAVIYTLFLAYNTQLLIGNRKLSISPEEYVFGALSLYVDIVQIFIFLLQLVGASTD
- the LOC139396860 gene encoding protein lifeguard 3-like isoform X3, whose translation is MPYSIPLGMPTSNPVEDDEYPYSTAWESISIRHAFIRKVYLILAAQLIVTVSIVAVFTFVEEVRAFVIRNPAVYWTSFAVYLVTYCILVCCEGPRRRFPWNFVLLAIFTLAMSYMTGTISSYYDTKAVLLTIGITAIVCIIVTVFCFQTKVDFTSCGGLFSILAIVVLVTGIITAIVLSFKYVPWLHMLYAAIGAVIYTLFLAYNTQLLIGNRKLSISPEEYVFGALSLYVDIVQIFIFLLQLVGASTD
- the LOC139396879 gene encoding probable hydrolase PNKD, with amino-acid sequence MAPPDWSVTLIATASFCSVLCLCLRFRRTGRTIWKSFFGQIMARTEKPLFRIAYTLYTRTKLGYMYYKRQMRKAREQFPTGHSRAQPMELNGIKIMPISVLSDNYSYLVIDMASSVAVVVDPADPQTVQAVLEEEGVMLEAILCTHKHWDHSGGNKGLKKLYSSCRVYGNATDNIPGLTHPLTDKDCIDVGRMHFKALFTPGHTVGHMIYLLDGRTIGAPSSLFSGDLVFLSGCGRMFEGSALTMLSSLDTVGSLSDETLLWPGHEYAEDNLMFAAEVEPHNAARENKYQWVLQQRGQKLCTSPSTIGEEKEYNPFLRIHSSELHQALGLQQDQDEDWTLFRARVLEELRRRKDIYKGR
- the LOC139396860 gene encoding protein lifeguard 3-like isoform X1 is translated as MSKSDFPPAYEDALHGPRPRHGNYPQPPPAYGPYPAQSSAQYPGQAGYPLGYPPSGMPYSIPLGMPTSNPAVEDDEYPYSTAWESISIRHAFIRKVYLILAAQLIVTVSIVAVFTFVEEVRAFVIRNPAVYWTSFAVYLVTYCILVCCEGPRRRFPWNFVLLAIFTLAMSYMTGTISSYYDTKAVLLTIGITAIVCIIVTVFCFQTKVDFTSCGGLFSILAIVVLVTGIITAIVLSFKYVPWLHMLYAAIGAVIYTLFLAYNTQLLIGNRKLSISPEEYVFGALSLYVDIVQIFIFLLQLVGASTD
- the LOC139396860 gene encoding protein lifeguard 3-like isoform X2; the encoded protein is MSKSDFPPAYEDALHGPRPRHGNYPQPPPAYGPYPAQSSAQYPGQAGYPLGYPPSGMPYSIPLGMPTSNPVEDDEYPYSTAWESISIRHAFIRKVYLILAAQLIVTVSIVAVFTFVEEVRAFVIRNPAVYWTSFAVYLVTYCILVCCEGPRRRFPWNFVLLAIFTLAMSYMTGTISSYYDTKAVLLTIGITAIVCIIVTVFCFQTKVDFTSCGGLFSILAIVVLVTGIITAIVLSFKYVPWLHMLYAAIGAVIYTLFLAYNTQLLIGNRKLSISPEEYVFGALSLYVDIVQIFIFLLQLVGASTD